CCACATTGTACAGCATCAAATACTCAAGCAGGAGAATGAGGATATTGTCCAACACGctattttccaaggaaaaaaaaaacctcttgctCTGCACACTCCCAATTGTGCCATCAGCTGGAAAAAGGTGGAACTTCACTGCAGGAGatgaatttctttactgagagggtgctcagccattggaatgggctgcccagggaaggggtggattctccatccctggagatatttcaaaagagcctggatgtggcactcagtgccatgggctgggaaccacggggggagtggagcaagggttggacttgatgagctctgaggtcccttccaacccagcccattctaggattctatgagcCCTTTTCCAAAATGCACTTTAAGGGCAGCATCACTGCCTGGGGCCAGGCAAAGGCTGTTGAAGGTCCTGGGGCTCTCTGAAGGGCAATAGGATGCTGCCCAGGCCCCTCCAAAGGCTGCTGACGGTGCCAAGAAAATctggagggcagcagagccTTGTTCAGGTCCTCAGCAAAACCCAGAGAGAGCCACAGTGCTCTCTGCAGGGCTTTGGCTAAACATGGAAAAGGGCCCAGGAAATTCTGGAGAGAAGCAGATCTCCTTGCAGGTATCAGCACAGACTCTGGGGGTCTCTGGAGGGAAGCGGGGCCATggccctgccctggcagagccaGGTAAAGGCCTTAGGGAACACTggacagcagcacccaggagcacCCAGGGAAAGAACTGCGATGAGCTGAGGGTTCCTGTGGGGCTCTGTGCTTGCTCTGCCTCCTAACCCTGACCCTCACAGAGCTCCGCAGCCTCAGCAGTCCCCAGgtccaaaaaacccccaaacttcAGACTGCTGCAGAGAAGAGGCCAGGACTGAAAGCTGCTGGTGGCCTCCCCCTTCCCTTGCTTGGAGAAACGAGAACTCAAGATGGGATTTGAGAAGAGCACAGATGGGCAAAGGTGTGAATGGTCACCCTGGATAGCACAGGGCAAAAAAATCTGCTCAGGGGGGGCACAAAAGACCTCAGGGAAGCTTCTGAGTAAAGAGAGATTCAAAGGGAGTTTTAGAGATGCTCAGGAGgtcctgcagagaggagagggcCAGAAGGCagctcagaggaaaagaaattacaaagcCTAGAGAACAATAAGAGTTGGAAGAGGGCTACGCCGGAGAACAACATCGATCCCCTGCGTGGCCGGGGTGGGGACCCCTGCGCCCCTCAGAGACCCCCGGCGGTTTGGGCCGCGGCCCCTCACCCTCCCCCGCCCTCTGCCCTTTCCGGCAGATAGCCCCGCCCCCCTCGGCCACTCATTGGTGGAACCGGCCGTCGCCAGGCGGATCTTCGCCTGCTATTGGCTCTCGCTGCCGTCCGTCAGCGGCGCCGATCCCGCCCGTCTGCCCGCAGGGCGAGCGTTGGGACCCCGGAGGTGGCCGAGGGGGCGAGTGTGGGGCTTGGGGGCCACGTCAGAGCATGgagaggggacacggggaccaTACAGGCCATGGTGGGGGCCAGTCTGGGCCCTGATGGAGGCACCAGAACCGGCCAAAGCCTTAGGAGGGGCAAAGTGGCCCCCTGGTCTCTCTGCAGGGACCAGTCCTGGCCACATGGACCAGTTTAGGTGGTGGGAGACAGAGGGAGCCTGtgccctcccctctgcctgcccagcctggcagccagcaagggctcagctgagctgctttgtGGAAAACATGACAAAAGCAGGACAGGGACCCGAGCCTCACGCTGGTTTATTGCCTGTTTCTGGTCAGTCCCTCCAGTAACTGGTGGGGGAGGctggggacaaagggacagagCGGCTGGGGTGGCATCTGGGGTCCCTTGGTGGGGACAAGGGGGAGGAGCAAGGTGGGGAAGGAGACACTGAGCTTGCCTGGCCTGTCATGGCTCCATCCAGGGTGTCCCTGAGGCCAGCAAGCTCCAGGCGCTCAACTCCCCCAAATCTGTGAGGTCCTTGGCAGCCACCTGGACGTGGTGGAGAGCCCCAGGTCTCACTTCTGTCAGTGTGTACGATGTCTGCTCGTACGGCCTGAGCTAGGAGCAGAACAGGGTTAAGGTCACCCGTGGGCCAGGACACAGCCGTGCTCGGGGATGTGTCCCCTCAGCCGTGCCTGTTTACCCCATGTGGGATgcagcaggggacaggcagtACCGTTTTGGTGACAGAGCCCTCCTCCTGGGCATACAGGATGTGATACTTCAGTGGAAAGTATTCTGGGAAGGGCCAGGACCCTGAGGGGCTgcactccagcagcagcttcttggtCTCCCCAGGGATGGGTGAGACCCGCAGGTCCTCAGGAGGGTCCGGCTTTACTAACAAAGCAGAGAGACAAGGaagggatgaggatgagggGGATCCAGCACGGGGCtactggggacagggacaccacGTCCACCAGCCCTGTTGATCAAGCTGTGCAATCCAGGCTGACACCCAGTGAATCATTCCAGTGATGTTTCCACAGCCCACGCAGGGGAGCAAACAGGAGGGGAAAGGCTCAAAGGAAGCCCCAGGGCTGGATTAGTCCCTGGCAAGAAGTCATGGGGGT
This region of Heliangelus exortis chromosome 28, bHelExo1.hap1, whole genome shotgun sequence genomic DNA includes:
- the EBI3 gene encoding interleukin-27 subunit beta, with product MQPLTQLVPLLPQAWHGGGTEPEECIHTGPWSCSFGDVWVFSLTPYVVNVMAVNPPGTASCLLPFLLENIIKPDPPEDLRVSPIPGETKKLLLECSPSGSWPFPEYFPLKYHILYAQEEGSVTKTLRPYEQTSYTLTEVRPGALHHVQVAAKDLTDLGELSAWSLLASGTPWMEP